The genome window ATTCATTTCACCCCCTTGCTCTGAATaagtctttatctctctacctcttttgtctttctccctctctttctccctctctgtctctctgtctctcgctttctgtttctccctccctctctttctctttctccctctctttctccctctctgtctctctgtctctctgtctctcgctttctccctccctccctccctctctctctttctccctctcttcctcttcttcccatGTCCGGACACCACActgatcctctcctccctggtcctAATCTCCAGCCAGCCTGTGGTGTTCTCCacactgcctgcctccctctccaccatccACAGCCCCTGGCACTCCAAACGTTTGAACCGCCTAATATCCTTCAGCTGGCCACAACAAAGACCACTCTCCTGCTCTCTACCTCCACACTCCCCTTCTGTTTTTCACTGTTCCTCTCCAGATCACTcaacatatttttctttttcttccaaCCTTCACCCTGAAgaatcttcctccctccttcgacaccctccccctcgctattctctccctctcctccctcctcttccatgccaattctttttttcattttcactcaaccccccaccaccagtCCACAGACAGGTTGGGAGCATTGCGTGCGACGGGGAGAAGTATAGTCTTTTGTCAAGCCTGCACAAGTgaaagatggggggagggggggggggaacaggggagaggaggggaagggatggatggaagagtgaagagatggagggagggatgagagggggggacgGTTGGGTGGGGGGACTGCTGCTAAGGCAGATCCATTTCAAAGCGGCTatcttttcatttgttttccttCAACATTTCACTGCTATTTATGAGGACGAAAGATggagaagaaaaaaggaaaaaacacacccttacacacacgcagacacacacgcagacacacacgcacacacacacactgagaaaccGTCCAGATGGTCGTCACTCATAAAGGGAATCTTTCATGGACATCTCACCCGCTCCCTTTAAGACATTCCCCCCTTTGCTGCCAAGGAAAAGATCCCATCACCACCTTGACATGAAGCAATCCTCCCATCCAACGTGTCACTTTAAGTGAGCATCAAACGCAAATCACCTGAAGTTGCAGATCGAGTGCTTGCTTTTGTTTGAAACTCAATTCTTCCAGCCCTGACTTGGCttacattgggggggggggatatctgTCTGGAATGGTCCCTTCTGTTTAAATCAACCCACGGAGAGTGTAcacacattcccctgaggctGACTTCAACCGCCCCCCCCCATCATCAGAGCAACCACAAACCCCCTTATCGTTCCTACAGTTCCCACAATCCCGCTGGGGGGACAAAAGGACATTTCCATTTGTCTGGAGGAATCTCCCTGTCATTGACAGCCTGCACTGACAGCAAAAAGGCATGAACtcgggtggaggtgggagggagagatggagagagggagggagatagagaaggagggagagggggatggagaggagggctgggatcGAGCGAGGGAAGGTAACATGGCGAAAGAAGAGGAGCGGAAGGGGTCACagtttggagaggaggagggagattaCCTCAGTGGTTAGCACTTCAttaccttgtgtctcatgttgTTTTATGTGAACGGCGGCCGTGTCTTTGGTGGGCTGTAATGGGATACTGCATGTCAAACCCCAGTGACTAACTCCCTTTTTTTACCTCTCTGCTTTTCCAGAGACAATGGAGACCACCTTGGAGTGGCTACCAGGACactgggggtcagggggggttTACGATCCATCTCTCCGCCTGTGTGAGGGGGTCACTGGGGTCAGCTAGCGCTGGAAGTCCCCAGTAACATCCAGGTGTTATCAGCAGCACTCACTCCTCTCCCCAGACAGTCCTATGGTGCTTTTTCTTCTCCAAACATTGCAGAAGCTGAACAGCATTATCAGACAGGTTAGAATTGTTTTCTTGTAAgtagggtggggtggtgagggaggggggagggagggagggagggggattggTAGTTCCTAGAAAAATTGAATGTGCGGAAAAGTGATGAAAGGGAAGGTGGATTCCTAGAAGTGTTGATGTCAGTTGGTCGGCTTGCACGAGAGCTGCACGGACATGGTTCATTTCGTAGAGAGCTGACCGTTAAAACAATGGATCCTCTCAGATGAGCGTGACACCACAACTCAGATTTCCATctctttttggggggtttggcCTTTCCGTTTGAGACCTCATGCTATGAAACCTAAGGTTGTGTTCCATTGGGTAACATGGTCAGTTCTAAGGCGAACACTATTGCAGGTTAGCAGCAAACAGAACATGTGTACTACTTACCCCTTGTCTCTTCTGATAGagtatctcctcctcctgtccttccaTACAGTACTATCTAGTACTATCTCTGAACTCTGGCCAGAGccagactgcccccccccccccccccgacacacacacgcacacacagacccccatcCCCTCCGTGTTAAGACATTTAAGAGGAAGCTCCAGCAGATAACAGAGGAGAAGCGGGAAGTGAAACCAGGAGGACACGCCCCCTGGTCGCATCCATCATCATGGTGTCGGTTTGAAGATGTCCTGTGGGTGGCCTGGGGAGCTAAGCCCACTTGACAGCGTCATGATGCTGGCATGGCTGAAGAGTGAGAAGGGGTGGCAGGAGAAGTGGGTCACATCAGCCACCAAAGGCCAGTCATGTCACTGCAGTAAGAAATGGAACTGAGACATGGTGGCCTTGGAATAATTACACATTTAAATAACGTATTATGGTATGATATAAACTGTATGTATATGCTGTATGTatatacaatatactgtataataatATAGTATTGGAATATTGTGTGATAGTATTGGAAAACTAGACATTTCACAGTTGATCTGTCATCTGTCATCCATCTGACCTCAGGTTCAGATGGATGGAGCCCATTCTTTTGTTCTATTTGGGCCTTTGGAGACTGTAGCTGGGGTGTTTCCCCCTGACGAGAGTTGGGAGTATTTAACTTTATATGAAAAATAAAGTAGGAGAGGAAAATAGCAGTGAATGgaaaaagaaagggaaagaaagagggatggagcgaaggaaagaaagaaggaaggaaagagagagaggcagagggggaggaaaagcgAAAGAAACTTGAATCACAGAAACACTGACCCAGAAAAGGAGAGGCAGACACAAGTGGAAACCTGTGGAATTCCAGCCAGCTGGGAGATCCATCGAGCCTTTTCTGCTGCATTTTTACTTAAACGTAGAGGCAGGGCTGAGTTCACTTTCAGACGATGGGGGATGGGGGTACAGGGAGGAGAGTAAAGGGCCCGAAACAAAATTCAAATTGAAGGATGACCTAAAACCAGCAACGCTGAAACTCTGTGGCTGGGACTTGGTCCCAGAGCTGTAGGCCACACAACCCTGAGCCCTGGCCAAGTAGACTCCGTTTCCCAGCACTCCCCTCTGTCCTGACACtcaggggggaggaaaggacaaCAGACGGCCAGGGACTGTGTTCATTAGCTGACTGGCCAGCAGGAGAGACCACAGCGTCTGAAAGGCTTCCTCTTCtttcattctccccccccccccccgtcctctcctctcattctcttcccttttcctctcctctcattctctcctctcattctctcccttctccgccccctctcctctccactattCTCCTTATCTCACCCCTACTccccatttcctctcctctctccttctcaccgtCTTTAGCCTCAGCTAAGTGCTAGCCCACATTCCCTCCCTCTAAGCAAGCCCCAGTTAGCTCATTTTCTTATGTAGGCTAATGGATGTATGTTACAGTAAATGAAAACAGCTGTTTGGAGAAGAGAGTCTGCTCTGATCACGTATACGATGCATCTGAGAAGATCCTATACAATGAAACAGATTCAATGGATGTTTCCACTAAGATGGGTTTATTGAATGCGAGAGGGGAATCTGATGTTCCCAATTTAGCTCCTGGTGAAGTAAACACAGGAGCAGGTAAAACAGTTTTAAAGATCTTGGCTGTGTACCACTATGTTATTTTGGACCCTCCTGTGCATGCCCTAATCACTCACCCTAAGGCAAACTCTTCCCAAACCCGATGAACTTTCAATGCCATGTAGAAGTGGGTGGTTAATTTCCAGTAAATATGATGAACTATGCTGTGTGCACACCCCTTTGAATTCAGATTTAGCTGGAGGCAGTCAGTCAAACTACCATGTTTAACTAACAGAATGACATAGCTGTCACGCTCAATGAGGCCCTGACACGTGTGAATGATTTGGTGATAAATCACTGAGcaccaaaacatttaaaaagcaaATGCCTCATGTTCAGGTGCCGAACCATTTTAACAATCCAGTGCTGCATAACCTTTGGGCTATCAGGAAAGATCTCTGCATGGTTGGCGATTGGCTAACATCTCTTTAAGTTGGTGTGGGCATAGCTCTGTGGTAGAGCATGTGACTGCAGATCGAGAGGTCACAGGATCAAGGTCCCctgtgtatgttgctttggataaaagcgtttgctaaatgcactttacattacaAAACACATATCATTGTTGTTTGCTTGAGGGTTAGAGCACTCACTTCTATATAATGCACTCATATTCTGTTTAATGCATGCATTGTATGGCATGCATGTCTCCGGAACAAGCATCGCCCCAACAGCTCTCAGTCAGTATTAACAGGTGGGCTAGATGTTGGTCCTTCCTCTGCAAACAGCTTGCTTTGAAAGTGAAAATCCGACTCAAGACAGGAAAAATGTCCTTGTTATTGCTGGTTATTTTTATTTCCTGGACCACACACACGAGGAAACTTGcacgcaaatacacacatgtacacagatgCCTGTGCACAAATACACTTAGTACGCACACGCACATGAAAACATACATGgttcctacacacactcacacacgcaagccacacacacacacaaagtgggaCCCCAAGAAAACAGACACGTGCAGCTTGTGCACGTCCTCTGGGCCTGGGTCTCTGGCTGGGAGGGCAGGCTGGCCCAGTGTGTGACCGTAATCAGAACCCAGAGCCGAGGGCCCTGCGTGGGGCTCTGTAGTGGCTTTGAGAGCAGGCCAGACATTCCTGAAGAGATCGCCGCCCAGACATCCAGCAGCAGCCAGTCAGCACCAAATTCCAGAATAGCAGCACGGCCGCTAAAAATAGTCCTCCGGACAGGAGGGAGACGGGACGGGGGTAACGAAAGAGGAGTGGAGacgagaggaagggaagaagaagggggtggagggggggggggggggggattattcCATTCCATTTCCATTCACAATGTTATCCTACCATAGCAGAGGAGAACACTGGGGAAATTAGAGTTtgggtgtgtgcgagagagtggAGTGagattagagagaaagagagggagggtgagagacgagggtaagacacacagagagaaggaatgagtgtgtgtgtctgtgtgtgtgtgtgtgtgtgtgtgtgcgtgcgcaccgAGTGGCCTTCTCAAACAGTTTATGTGAGCtatctgaggaacacacactccactgtaCTCAGCCCTTCTCCAGGGCCCAGGCGAATGTTTATTTTTCCTGCTAAGAGTGGCCAGCTCAGTTTACTGCACTGTACTAAAGCCTCCATATGGAATATCCTGCCTGATGCTGCAGACAAaagaccagcagcagcagctataGTGAACTCACAGGCTGCTTTTTGCTCAATTTTCAGACAAAGCACCCTGTTTTCTCTCACTTGCTGCCCTTTCGCTCGAGACAAAAGGCTTGTAAAACCGAGCAAAATTCGAGACGCATGTAAATTCTTGACCCCGTGTGACACAGACACCCTCTGCATGCGATGCCTTTTGCTTTTTACAGTTCAGAAACAGATTCTGGAGTTTGCTACTCTGAGCTGAGGAACAGGATGTATCCTCTTATACGCTCATAAGCAGACTTCCATATCTCCGAGGCAAGCTCAGGTTTGGAGAGGAAGGACCAGATGGGGTCTGGATGTGCCCACCCTCTCCTTTCCGCCCAACCTACATTGACTTACCTTAGGcagaagaggtgggggggggagggggggtgccgATCAGAGGGTTCTGCAGCTGTCTTTTATTTCAGGGTCAAAAAGTTaaccgagagacagaaagaaagaaaagaaagaaagaaagaaaggaagaaaggaagagagagaaagaaagaaagagaaagacagaatgagaagaaaaaaaatcccttTGAATCTCGGGTCATATTTATGTCAAGAAGGGTTGCAGTTACAGTGTACAGAGACTTGATAGAACACTTCACTTTCAGTCCACATGAGCAGCCTGTTGGCTTCCACTGTGAACACACTGGGGCTGGCTTTCACATCCGCTGCACGACTGATCTTTTCTTCATTATTGAAGTACGTACTGTATAACCTCCTGCCTTTATCCTGGTGCGCCTATCACCCCCATTTTTTGGTGGATAGTTTTGTTAATGGTTGGCTTGTAGTAGCTCACTCATCTAGTAGCTCAGACCATTTTCACTTTATTTTCTTTCACAAGCCGCGTTTCCATCAAAATTAAGCGGGAACAATTAGTCCCAGGAACTTTTTCCAAGGGACCATTTGGTTCCTCCAGACCtttgttgtctgtgtttccattgCGGTCTAAAGTCCATTGAAGATTAGACAAATAGTCCGGTGATGTATGACTGCGTGCGGCTGCTCCTTCCAGACCAGGAGGGGGCGATAATGTGGAAGACTATACAACAACGATAACGTAAAAAAAAACGAAGTACCTCCAAAAGTCCCTAGTTCCTGGGGAAAGTTCCTGCGGTGGAAAAGCACCTATGGCTTCCAAGGCATCCTTCTGATGGACAATGATGGACCCAACATAGCATTGAATGTCAGAGCTTGGTTTTGATGGAGAGGACAACTCCAGCTGTGTAAAGCTACTGAACAGTAGTTCCTCCATCATGTTCCCCAACCCTGTTCAGCCTGTGGCTCCCTCATTGGCTGCTAAGACTAAACCTGCAGTCCCAGGGCTGCAGCCCGCCAGacaccagtcagccagtccGCCAGCCAGACACCCACTCCATCTTACAATGTGTATCAAATTAGGCTAGCAgcagccctgtcctccctggaGAACCAGCTGACTCGCTCCTACAGACCGGTCTTGTCTCTTACAAAGACAGACAGTGCTGCATGTGTAGCCTGCATGGTAGCCTTTATGGTAGCCTGGAAGGTAGCCTGGAAGGTAGCCTGGATGTGTCGACTGGATGTGTAGACTGGATTGTGTAGCCTGTGTCAGTGTGACTGAGATTAACACTTCACAAGAGTTTGCTGACATGCAGATCATGTCCTACACAGAAATCTGTGTAAGGGATCATGTGCTGTGCTGTACTCCCATCCGCTCTCATGTTCAGCAGACATATTTCAAGCCCTGTCTATTCAAGTACTACCCATGTCACTGGTCATAGATTAATCATTAACAGATGCAGGGTGTTAAACGATAAGGTTTTATCCAACTaaccttcagtaagaaacagAAGTCTTGTTAATTGGTTGCAACCAGTGTGTGGCTTTAGCCAGGCTAAGTAAGACAGAACCACAgtcgacacacaaacaagccAGACACAAAGTTGATCTTTCTTTGACGTGATCTGTTTATTTGAGTTTATAAAGTACTACAGAAGCATGGTTCTAAGTGGTGGAAAAGAGTCACGATGGATTCCCAGCTCAATCCCCTCCTTAAAAAATGACTTGAAACATTGCAGGATCTGTTAAAATGATATGGTTTGAATTTCCCCAAAAGACATACTTGACCTTGGCTTTCACAATGAGGACATCCTCACACTACTGCATTCTGAACAATGTCACAATCTCCAAGTTGGTCATCTTCATTGTCCCACATAGATTAAGCATGAGCAGAGTAGTTTTAACGTCAAATGAAATGGCTTGATCACCAATAAATACAAGTATAAAAAACATTGATATTAATTATCCCACCCCCCAAAATAAAACATGATCATAAAAGATAGCAAAGGCACTCCACTTAAACCAGCTTGGCAGTCCAGGTTCACCAACTGAtaccaaaacaaacaacaacatggcATTAGCGGTCAATAGTAAATGATGAGCCATAACCCAAATAATACTTAAATAACATATTAATACTATTTTTATTGTCAAAACAATATCCAGTCAAGTTTCCTATGATTAGACTTCCTACGAACTAAGCGGTACACACCACTTATTTCCAGTTTGGCAGATCAAGACTCCCATCAGATCACTTCCACTCTTGATCTCATACCTTCCATTTGGACCTCCCTGTTTTGGTAGAGGTGGCTGTATGCTACTATGGGATCACACCAGGGGTTGTCAGTGTACTGGTCTACAGTTTGACCAATTCTACCTGTGAtgtcaaaatgtgttttttgagaGGTAAATGTCATTCAAAGCCATGGACTCATAGTCTTGATGTTGTAGTGTATCAAGGCCActtctctgtttgtctttgGACAGTTTGAAAATACCATTTGGTGTTTTATTGGTTCCTCTCTCTATGAGATGTACAATCACAGGTTAACACTATTagggctggtctcagatcagctaCTCTGACCCCTTCTGGTTTACCAGAACACAACAACACTGAGACTTCACTGATCTCAGGTCAGATTCTCTGCTCTTGGCCAAACTGAAGGAAGAAATACTTTTCTTCCATAACATAAAGCAATATAAAGTTTCTATATTTTGGAGAATCAAAAACAGAAgcataataaaacaaaatactAACATAGTATAATTTTATCACTGTAAATCCAGTTGACAataaaatgcaatacaaaaggcaataaaatgaaatataatACGTATCGGGGCTGTCTTTTGAATCCATACCCAGgaccttttttatttttgcacCTGCGAACCTTTTAAAACATTCAACGCAAAGCCTTTTTAGCTGACAAATTGCATGCTTATGCATATGTTTCATCTGATATTATGGATGATATCACTCGCAAATCCCTCACTCCACCTTGTTGTTGAAAAGGGCTACACACACAATTAATAGACCACACATTAAGCCTGTGACAAAAACTGGTTTGACAGAATCCAGCTTTCATGCTGAAAAAGGCACGCACATCCACACAAACCCTACACACAGAAGGGGAAATTACACAAACATGTGTCAGACCGGCAGGTCTAGTCACTTAGAAATGACTCCATCTGCAGATTCCCTTCTCAGGGAAGATCAAAGAATATTTTCTGTCTCCTAAGCAATTTCAATCCTTGAATCAACTTTGAGTTGCTTCTCATCTTTGGCTTACGAACACAACTTTCTTCCTACTTTTACTCGAGTCACTTTCTTCACGTTCTTCTCTCTATTCTACCTAACCAATTCCTTCCACGACAACCACCCAACTCCTCAAACCTGTCCTACACGGGAAAGCCCTCTGCAATCTCACCACTGTTCCAGACATCTCTCTTTCATCACTTCTCcgggtttctctctctttctctctgaaagAAATAACGacgctctacctctctcttaccATCTCATGAAAACAATAGCTGGCTAATTGTGCCTGTTCCACATAATGGAGTGGTGTGCACAGCTGGAGGACCACAGAAGCCACCTGGAGTGGAGGTGATAACATCTCCAGCACTGACACATCTCCACCCATTGTCTGTGGAATGCGCTGTGTCATCAGGCGCACTAAAAACAAATGAACTTACTGCCACGGCATTTTCGCAACCGCGGGACGGGTTCCAAATGAACCCGAGCTGTGGAAAACGACCTAGGGGATGGCGTGCTAGGGGCGGACAGCTTTGCTCTGGAGGATCCGCAGCTATCGGCCAGGTTTCGGCTCAGGGAGAGGGGTTTGATCTCTGGGGGACTGTCGGGACGGATCAAACGGGAACATGGGTGTTTGTTTGGCAGCAACATTCCGGGTCGATGAGAAGCCGTCTGAGGCTCTCTAAGGTTCCTAAGGATGCTTTTTGTTCACTGTGCCTGTTAGCTGAGATATGGCCAGAACACGCAGTCTCTTCTCACTACGGTTCCGTGGGGAGAGCCTTTCCAGACCTCCCCAGGCCGCCTGTCACTGCGACACATCAAGACACATCAAACTATCTGTCTCAAAGCACCCCACGAAACAAGCTTGGTTGAGACTCTGTGTCATCTCTCCGAGGTGGCAAATTGTTCCTGGCAGTTTGTTTCTGTGTCGTTCTACCTCATTGTGGTGAGACAAAGCCTGgtttctctcattttctttttttttaaggttgTTGTGAACTTTTAAAGGGTAAGGTCAGAGGTCGCGGTGCATTTGAAAGGTCCTGGGTCTCTCCACATTCACCTACAGAATGAAAAACAGCCCCACTGGTGACCTGGCCTGGCCTCTCGCTCCACTTTTAGGAAATGACATAGATAATTTTATATGGATCATAAAAAAGGCACTTCCTACATATCCCTAGTATCATATGGTCGTATATAGGACATACACTTTTATAGTGATATACATATCTGAGTGGCTTACATACTCAGCCATACTTATATATCGAGTATATATGTTTCTCTTCATAGAGGAACATTATTATATATGTCAGTTCCACACAAAGGGTTGGAGACAGTGAGCTTTTGACTCTTCCAGTACAGCCAGCACCCACCAGTTTTTGGTATGTAAAAACTAAAATCTACACAAAATATTAATAAATAATCAACATTGTCAGTTATTTTTGGAGCAAGAccctggtttgtttgtttttatcagGAAGTAAAGATCACAAAAACATTTGCTCTGTGTGAGTTTTAAGGTGCTTTTGTAAACTCAAACTCAAAAACTTGTCGTTTTACTAAGAGAGACAACCAGCTTCTGATTGCTGTGTTTGTGATTCTAACTTGCCTTTCGCTGAATATGTAAACATTTTGAACACAGCAAAGTCTATGGGTGGGTGAAGGAGGCGGCAGGGTGGTGTTCGTTCGTGCCAGCTACCGGTTTCTTCACACGTTCTTGGAACCCTTTTAACTAGATTTATTCTTGTTTGAGAAAAGCACAGaagtgtgtacgtatgtgtgtgtgtatgtgtgtgtgtacatataaaGTATCCACCAGGAATTGAACCCCCATCGGGAAACTACAACCTCCGAAAAGGTGTATCCCAGCAACACACTGGTCGtcaatgccacacacacacagacgcacacgcacacacaaacacgaacacacatgcgctcgcacacacacacactcacacacctgtctacacacacacacacacacacacacacacacacacacatgtacactccTACACACCCACGCATCTGATTTTCAGCCTGGCCATCTGCCTCTTCGTTCCCCACTTCTACTCCCCCTAGGTGAGGTTGCTGCTGATGTCCAGGGCTTGCTGGTACACCTGAGTCATGTCCTCCAGGTCCCCCAGCAAGGAGAAGCTGCCGTTGTCCCCCGGAGAGCCCCTGGCTCTGGGCCCTCGGCCAAACCTCGctccctggagaggaggagcagcctgGAAGCCCTGGAAGCTGGCCAGCTGCAGCAGGTTTTCGGCCGATACGCAGGCCCTGATGTTGGGGCGGCGGTGCGGGGCGGAGGGGGGCCAGTcaggggagctgggggaggacaggacgCTGATGTCCTCTCCCACCATGCTGGAGGGCCTGCTCTGGCTGCGAGACAGCCCCAAGTcccctgaggaggagggggccgaTGGGGCCTCCCCGCCCAGCTTGCCACCTGCCACCACCAGGCCCGCCGGAGGCCCGCTGTAGGTGGAGAACTTCCCGTTGCGCTTCAAGATGCCTTTCCTCCCCACGGCTCTCCTCGGCGGGGAGCTGGCCACCAGGGACATGGAAGCGCCCCCTAGCAGCTCGGATGACTCGCTGCGCTCTGGAGAGGAGTAGTACCCTGATTCCCTCTGATGGTTGTTCTTCAGGATGCCCTTCTTAGGGAGGGTGGGCACCATCTTGGCCGGGGAGCCCCCCACCAGGGCTGGCTCCTCTTCTTCCGGGTCCGGGCTGGACTCGGCTGGTTCTCCGCCTGCAGGGATGCCTCTGAGCATGGCCGTGcccagctccccctcctccaggctgggGGAGCGctgctcctccatcaccctggtCTTCAGGATGCCTTTGGGCCTCTTCAGACCCGGCTTGTTCTCCTCCCCGCCACTATGTGGCGATCCGCCCTCGTTCTCCTTCTTGGACTTCTTGGGCCTCTGGCGGAGGAGCAAGGCGGACGACGAGGGCTTGTTCCCTCCTGCGGGCCTGGGCTCCGAGCTGCGGTTCTGCCAGTCGATGAAACGGGCCAGCATGGGTGAACCTCCGTGGTCTCGCGGGGTGTCGCAGTCGCACACGCTGCTCTTCCAGCCCCAGTTCACCCACCAGTGGTTGGCGATGTCCTCCACCGTGGCGCGGCGCTCCGGGTTCACCATCAGCATCCAGCGGATCAGACCGCGGGCATCTGGGGCACGGGCACAGTGGACGGTCAGCACAGATGCACTTTGCATGAAACAGCAGCTTTGcatgaaagtgtctgctaaatgaatcaaatgtcAAATGTAGCTGTGGGCACAGCGGAGGGTTAGCACACAATACTAATGCAATTGGATTTGAATGTTGAAGTggtctgtccttaaccactgatcagttgacaataattaaagattacaactaatgattactttattacttttatactgtttggaatgctctgaatatgatgaacaatgtttgatctataccctgctataCTAAGTTCATGAGAACATAACCCGTGGTCATGTCCAGGAAAGAAATATGCCAATCTATGAATGATGTtgcttgtatcattgataaactgtcattatgctgtttgctGACCCGCATAGCCATAAGTTAATTCTTTGTAAGGTGCGACTAGGAAATGCCTTTGACACTAgtgtaggtcagaggtcacaata of Osmerus mordax isolate fOsmMor3 chromosome 4, fOsmMor3.pri, whole genome shotgun sequence contains these proteins:
- the nuak1b gene encoding NUAK family SNF1-like kinase 1 — protein: METAFLSAHRGLSRPEAKQAQTTAGTPIGGGPSSPLPASNSMAETPAVIDGRRNSGVKKHHHKHNLKHRYELLETLGRGTYGKVKKAIERHSGREVAIKSIRKEKIKDEQDMVHIRREIEIMSTLRHPHIISIYEVFENKDKIVIVMEYASKGELYDYISERRRLSERETRHFFRQIVSAVHHCHKNGVVHRDLKLENVLLDENCNIKIADFGLSNLYHKDRLLQTFCGSPLYASPEIVNGRPYHGPEVDSWALGVLLYTLVYGTMPFDGGDHKNLIRQISNGEYREPTQSSDARGLIRWMLMVNPERRATVEDIANHWWVNWGWKSSVCDCDTPRDHGGSPMLARFIDWQNRSSEPRPAGGNKPSSSALLLRQRPKKSKKENEGGSPHSGGEENKPGLKRPKGILKTRVMEEQRSPSLEEGELGTAMLRGIPAGGEPAESSPDPEEEEPALVGGSPAKMVPTLPKKGILKNNHQRESGYYSSPERSESSELLGGASMSLVASSPPRRAVGRKGILKRNGKFSTYSGPPAGLVVAGGKLGGEAPSAPSSSGDLGLSRSQSRPSSMVGEDISVLSSPSSPDWPPSAPHRRPNIRACVSAENLLQLASFQGFQAAPPLQGARFGRGPRARGSPGDNGSFSLLGDLEDMTQVYQQALDISSNLT